From Cytobacillus sp. IB215665, the proteins below share one genomic window:
- a CDS encoding Type 1 glutamine amidotransferase-like domain-containing protein: MKVSILTSGFPNGFTDDFVKCIKEYYSNNGSFVFIASDFSGHSKTDKYADVTLNMFSKKGIAFDEVNVIDDRITNEKAVQYIEKADVIWVSGGNTLEQIKYLKHYNLIPALQSRECIIIGMSAGSINMAKKVVLAKDINDNIPELSIYDGIGLVDINIEPHLDSASKKHIEEDIYEASQFATIYGLYDNSFIKIVDDKMDIFGEYFKYENIENKTINS; this comes from the coding sequence ATGAAAGTATCAATATTAACCAGTGGGTTTCCTAATGGATTTACAGATGATTTCGTTAAATGCATAAAGGAATACTATAGTAATAATGGGTCGTTTGTTTTTATTGCATCTGATTTTTCAGGTCATTCTAAAACAGATAAATATGCTGATGTAACTTTGAATATGTTTAGTAAAAAAGGTATTGCATTTGATGAAGTTAATGTCATTGATGATAGAATCACAAATGAAAAGGCAGTACAGTATATTGAGAAAGCGGATGTTATATGGGTTTCAGGCGGAAATACACTCGAACAGATAAAATATTTGAAACATTATAATCTTATTCCAGCTCTACAGAGTAGAGAATGTATTATTATTGGTATGAGTGCAGGCTCTATAAATATGGCTAAGAAAGTTGTGTTGGCAAAAGATATTAATGATAACATTCCAGAGTTATCTATTTATGATGGTATCGGACTTGTTGATATTAATATTGAACCACATTTAGATTCTGCAAGTAAAAAGCATATAGAAGAAGATATTTACGAAGCATCACAGTTTGCAACAATTTATGGACTTTATGATAACTCATTCATTAAGATAGTCGATGATAAGATGGATATATTCGGTGAATACTTCAAATACGAAAATATAGAAAATAAAACGATTAATTCCTGA